The nucleotide sequence AACTAATGTATGGTCAGGAAGGTATTAGGGAGATAGCTAGAATAAAGAAGGTCTTTGATTCTCATTGGATCTTAAATGTTGGTAATATGATTCCCAGGGAAGTTAATCTTATTTAGAAGAAGAAAATGAAGGCAGTGGACATTATGACTAAAGAGGTAATTACGGTAAGGATTGAGACACCAGTTAAGGAAGTAGCCTTAGTTCTTACTAAAAATAGAATAAGTGGAGTTCCGGTAATAAATAGAGATAATGAAATGGTTGGTATTATTACGGAAGCAGATTTAATTGCTTTAGACAAGAATATTCATTTTCCTACCGCTATAACTATCCTTGGAGGAGTGATATATCTAAATAGTAAAAGTTTTGATCAGGATTTAAAAAAAGTAATAGCTACTAAAGCAGAAGATCTTATGACCAAAAAGGTAATCTTCGTAAGCAAAGAAACATCTCTTTCAGAAATAGCTACCATCATGAGTGAAAAGAGAATTCATCTCTTACCGGTAATAGAAAATAAAAAGATTATAGGCATTATAAGCAAAGCAGATATTGTCAAGACCATCGCTAATGAATGAAGGTAGCTATTTACCCAAGTGAAGAGCCTTTTCCGTAACTCATTGAAATGAATTTGCAATGAAGTTTTTTTAAAGAACACTTCAGTTGAATAAAGTGTTACGAATGAAGAATGTTTGTTGTTACTAGGCTAAAAAACTACCTTAAATCTTCTCAGATTCTCATCTTTCCTATCGTGTTGATACAATTTTTCAAATTTAAATTTACCTTGATAGACTTATGAATAAATATATTCTTAAATATTTAATCTGGTTATCTTTGCTCTTGATCATTACCGTTAACTTACATGCTCGTCCTTGGTGGGAAGTGTTTTTTACAGAAGGAGGTTTAGGAAATAGTCAAAGTTCTCCTTTGGTTTCAAAAAAGATAATCAAGCTCATAGAAGGAGTACCGGCAGATGGTTATATCTATGTGGCTATGTATAATTTTAGCCAGAAAGACATTTTAGGGGCTTTAAACACTGCGGCCAATAGAGGAGTAGATATCAAGATAATCTTTGACCAAGACTGTAAATCTTGGAATCCTGGGCCTTTGGGATTAAACAAGAATGTGAAATGGGGACTAGAGAAAAGTGATTCAGACGAGATGCACCATAAGTTTGCTATCTTTAATGGGGAATGTATTTGGACCGGTGGAGCTAACTGGACAGGTTCTGGTACCTCTACTAACGATGATAATGCCATGCTTATTTATGATCCGACCTTAGTGGCTAATTACCAATCCGAATTCTTCGAGATGTGGGGAGGCGGCCTTACAGACCAAGGAATTTGTTTGGGGAATTTTAAAGAAAATAAGATTAATAAAGTTACTCATATTCATTCATACCATAACTGTCTTATCGAAAACTATTTTTCTTCTGGTAAAGCCTTAGAAGGACCTCAAGAGTATATCCATAATCTCTTAATTAATACCCAAGAAAGTATCTTTTTTATGGCTAATGTTTTTACTACTTCCTTAAAGTTTCATGAGGATTTAATTAATCTTCATCGTCAGGGAAAGATAGTCGAAGGAATATTCGATCCTCAAACAGCCCAATTTTCTAATTCTGCTTATCCTGATTTAAATGAGGCCTTGATAGAAGTAAGGGTGAGAAATACTTCCAATAAGATGCACGCTAAAGTCTTTATTATAGATCAAGAGCTGGTTGTTACTGGGTCTTATAATTGGAGTTACTCCGCCGAGAACAAGAATGACGAAAATTCTCTCTTGGTGAGAAATGAAGCCTTGGCCAGGGAATATCTTAAAAAGTTTCACCAGCTTCAAAGATACTCCACCGATGAGTTGCCAATTTCACTTTCTCCCCATAAAGACACTTCCTTACCTCAGGTGGAGAGTTTTAGAGCTTATCAAGTAAATAATGATATTACTTGCGAGTGGAGTCCCACTCCAGAAACAGTAGCTGATTTCTCGAGATATTATCTTTTTTTAAGCAAACATCCCATTAAGACAAACTTTGACATAGGTGATGGTCTTGATGATGACGGTGATGGACAGATAGATGAAGATCCTCTTGGTGACTTTAACGAAGATGAAAATCTCGATGATGACCTCGATGGAAGAATAGATGAAGATAGAAACCTTCGCCCGGTAAAAGTCGTGAAGAATAGAGCAACTAATAAGATTAATATATCTTCTCAAGAATTATACAAAGATGAACCATTAGAAAAGAAGGTTAATTATTATCTGGCTATTGTGGCGGTGGATAAGCAAGGAAATGAGTCTATTTTAAATCAAACTGGACCATTACAGATTACAGAAATTACGGAACCTGTTGATGATTCTCCGGTAACTCTTCTTCCAAGTCCACTTAGTCTCTATAATTATCCAAATCCAATTAACTTAAAGACAGAAAATTATACCACTATAAAATATATCTTACCAAAAGATGCTAAAAAAGTAGATTTAAAACTATATAGCCTATCAGGAGAACTTATCAGAAAGTGGGATAAAGGAAGTAAAGCTAAAGGAACATATCAAGATATCATTTGGGATGTAAAAAATAGAGATGATCAATTGGTTACTGGTGGGATATATACCTTGCTTTTTAAAGTAGAATACGAAGATGACCAAAAGGATATAGATATAAAGGTAAATAAGGTGGCGATAATTAATAAATAAATTTATTCTTAACGTTTTTTAGTAGAAGATATGATAAAAAATGTTTTAATCACTGGTTGGCCAGGTGTAGGTAAGACTACTTTAATTAAAGAAATAATTAGCGAGATAAAGATAATTCCTGCTGGATTTTATACAGAAGAGATAAGGGATGAAAAGGTTCGGATAGGATTTAAGATTAAAAACTTTAAAGGAGAAGAAGGCTTGTTAGCCCATGTAAATATTAAGAGTAATTATAGAATAGGAAAATATAAAGTTTCAGGAGATGATTTAGTCAAGATTGGCCTAAAGGATATTTATCGAGGAATTAAGAAGAAGGAGTTAATTGTAATAGATGAAATTGGCAAGATGGAACTCTTGTTTTTAGATTTTAGAGAAGCCATGATTTTAGCTCTGGCTAGTAGTTCTAAGGTTTTAGGGAGTATATCTTTAAAAGATAATAAATTTACCAAGGAAATAAAAGAGAGAAATGATGTCAAGGTAATAAACCTTTATCGAGAAAATTATATCTTAGTAAAAGATAATGTTCTGAAGATATTAGAGTTAAGTGGAATTTAAAAAAAAAATTAATATTTTACTTGACAATCAAATGGGAATAATTTATAAATATAAAATCTCTTAAAAGAGAAGTATATTCTATGCCTTGACAAAGTTATTTAAATATGGTATAGTTTGTATTGGTTAAGTCGTTAAAATGATCTTTGAAAACTGAATAGGTGGCCCTTAATAAAGTTAATGTCTTTTTCTTTTGAGTATTAAGGTAATTAAAAAATTAATTGAGAGTTTGATCCTGGCTCAGAACTAACGTTGGTGGTATGCCTAACACATGCAAGTCGAACGGTCAATATTAACAAAGGAGATAGCTTGCTATTTCCGGAGTTGATTTTGATAGTGGCGAACGGGTGAGTAATAAATAGGTAATCTACCCTTAAATTGGGGATAACACCTCGAAAGAGGTGCTAATACCGGATAATACAATGAGATCGCATGGTTTTATTGTTAAAGGTGACCTCTGCTTGCAAGTTATCGTTTAAGGATGAGCTTATTTCCTATTAGTTTGTTGGTAAGGTAATGGCTTACCAAGACTTTGATGGGTAGCCGGCCTGAGAGGGTGAACGGCCACACTGGGATTGAGATACGGCCCAAACTCCTACGGGAGGCAGCAGTGAGGAATTTTGCGCAATGGGGGAAACCCTGACGCAGCAATACCACGTGGGTGATGAAGGTCTTCGGATTGTAAAGCCCTGTCAAATGGAAAGAAAAGCTTGAGGTTAACACCCTCAAGACTTGACGGTACTATTAGAGGAAGTCTCGGCTAACTACGTGCCAGCAGCCGCGGTAATACGTATGAGGCTAACGTTGTTCGGATTTACTGGGCGTAAAGGGTGTGTAGGCGGTTTAGTAAGTCTGATGTGGAATCTAGAAGCTTAACTTCTATACGTCATCAGAAACTACTTAACTTGAGTACAGGAGGGGAGAGTGGAATTCCAGGTGTAGCGGTGAAATGCTTAGATATCTGGAGGAACACCAGTGGTGAAGACGGCTCTCTGGACTGTAACTGACGCTGAAACACGAAAGCATGGGGAGCAAACGGGATTAGATACCCCGGTAGTCCATGCTGTAAACGATGGATATTAGGTGTAGGAGATACGAAATTTTCTGTGCCGAAGTTAACACATTAAATATCCCGCCTGGGGAGTATGACCGCAAGGTTGAAACTCAAAGGAATTGACGGGGGCCTGCACAAGCGGTGGAGCATGTGGTTTAATTCGACGCAACGCGAAGAACCTTACCGGGGTTTGACATGCTTTTGAAAGCTTATAGAAATGTAAGTCCTCCAGCAATGGACAAAAGCACAGGTGTTGCATGGCTGTCGTCAGCTCGTGTCGTGAGATGTTGGGTTAAGTCCCGCAACGAACGCAACCCTTATCTATTGTTGCCAGTGGGTAATGCCAGGCACTCTATAGAGACTGCCAGTGTTGAACTGGAGGAAGGTGGGGATGACGTCAAGTCCTCATGGCCCTTATGTCCCGGGCTACACACGTGCTACAATGGTCTGTACAGAGGGCAACGAACCCGCGAGGGGGAGTAAATCCCAGAAAGCAGATCTCAGTTCGGATTGTAGGCTGCAACTCGCCTACATGAAGTCGGAATCGCTAGTAACCGCGAATCAGCAGGTCGCGGTGAATACGTTCCCAGGCCTTGTACACACCGCCCGTCACACTACCTGAATTGAATGTACCCGAAGTTGTTGTTCTAACCTGTAAAGGAAGAAGGCATCGAAGGTATGTTTAGTAAAGAGAGTGAAGTCGTAACAAGGTAGCCGTATCGGAAGGTGCGGCTGGATCACCTCCTTTCTATGGAGCTTAAATGCTTCTTGTTATTTCAAGTAAGACATTTACTTAAAAGAACACCTATTTAGTTTTGAGAGATTAAGATAAATCTAGGTCTTAGGTTTAGGATGGCAGATAGAAAGAAATGCCTAATATCCTATGATGATCTTATTTTTATCCACAAATATGGCTGAATAATCTAAGGTGGACGATAAAGGGGTTGTTATCTGAGAATCCTTAGATTACAAACAAGTCTAAAATTTAAGTATTTAAGTCCTGTCTTGGTTTTAAGCATTTATATTTTGGTCATTTGATATTATTTTGTGTTTTTTAGACTTATCTAATAAAATACTTACTATATTCTGTGAAGAGTCGAAATAACCAGCTAGAAATGGGAGATCTGCTAAGTAAGTATTGCATTAGAGGGCCTATAGCTCAGTTGGTTAGAGCGCA is from bacterium and encodes:
- a CDS encoding CBS domain-containing protein, producing MKAVDIMTKEVITVRIETPVKEVALVLTKNRISGVPVINRDNEMVGIITEADLIALDKNIHFPTAITILGGVIYLNSKSFDQDLKKVIATKAEDLMTKKVIFVSKETSLSEIATIMSEKRIHLLPVIENKKIIGIISKADIVKTIANE
- a CDS encoding nucleoside-triphosphatase gives rise to the protein MIKNVLITGWPGVGKTTLIKEIISEIKIIPAGFYTEEIRDEKVRIGFKIKNFKGEEGLLAHVNIKSNYRIGKYKVSGDDLVKIGLKDIYRGIKKKELIVIDEIGKMELLFLDFREAMILALASSSKVLGSISLKDNKFTKEIKERNDVKVINLYRENYILVKDNVLKILELSGI